tccaactggacatctgtggcgagatccatggacacgcagtccctcaccatcagcgcttcctggtggtggtgtatgacctccactctaagtggccagaagtggttcctgtcggaactgtcacagcacaggccatcgtggacatcctagacagcctgttcacaaggtggggcctacccctcacccttaccacggacaatgggccccagctaacctctgccgagttctcctcatatctcagcaacaagggaatcaaacacatccgcacggcctactacaacccacaagctaacggaggggtggaacgcttcaaccaaacgctgaagaacggcatcagagcgcacctggtccaggggtgcacgttccaaactgctttgaatcaaacgctaatgcactacagagcaagcaaacacacaacaacacaggtctccccggcatccctcatgctaggtcgtgagatggaactgccactggacagactcagaacacagagagtagcagaaccggcgactaggcgcaccgaagaacagcaggcagtgaccaggcaccaaagagcaatgaaacagcgttttgacaaggcacacagggtgaagaagtcgatcattcaagtgtcagactgggtccgagcccgacggcctcagcagtgcaacaaaatggcctcattctggtcggaccccttgcaggtcagtcgacaactggggcccgccatatttcatgatgagcaatggatcacgctggcacgccagccgcctcagaaaagtccctgccccccaaggaacacgaaggcacacaaaacagacatgcaggccagagacgccaccggatggacctcctccaccactaccacctgagccccagcctctgtgggttccccaagggccagagccacaagcggtgacggtggaagaaaggcctatgcgggcacgaactcgccctgcttatctgggggactacttaacctcttttcattcttaggctccgttaggtgtcttagtcaacctccaggttaatggactgaactggctagtttggagagtccatccgtttaagggttaatgtttatttcttacaggtatcactctaggttcttgccctatggacattttatatatggtaccagtccctggttttggaaaggggggggaaatgttatgtatggtacgacgtgctgtacgtcgtactgtacgttgttatggtttacgacagtgtgctgcgttacggatgaatgggttgtcagaatgcgtggcacatgtcattaaacgacagagtgatgttcaatgtgaaactgtgcagatgtccgttcttttacaactaggctagatataacactgTGAACTACTTACTAGCCAGTGTGTCCTCACTTGACTTTTAAAGGGAAAGAGCTcgtacactaaaagggcattattaaCAGTTTcgcaatttcacagtattattccaacctcatagtgtggaaatataaaacacaggaaaatcacgtttttgagtGCACTGGGCCTGAAACAGATCAAAATATTTAAAATGAcctccagacatgacacacaCATTAAACCTGAACTCTTCTTTTCTTTTGTGAAATTGGGGCTAAACCCCCAGAGAGTTGTATCTTTGGCTTGATGACAGTCATCACTGCATTTGCAGGTGAGCACAGAAAGACACTAAAACCATGAATGATCTTTTGTTTTTGTCTGAGCTTAAGCAACCCCATGGGTTTTCCCAGGTCAGAGACTGTGCCAAAAGCTTTAGTCACACATTCCATTATTTTGAAAATGAAAGCAGTAATGCATGGTAAGACAGGGCTGGGATAAATGGTATAAGACCATTTTACCGAGTATTACATATTACTTCCCTATGTTTTAAAGTGCAaattaaataaacaaataaataaatattgtagCAGGTTTCACATTGGCCTACAGTAGCCTGTGAGCAAATACTGTCTAAATGGgacattttaaaataaaaacattcacTCCATATGCCATGCCAATTCCTCTACAGGTATGGCCACCATGTATGCCAGATACAAGTTTGTGGAGAAGCTCAATGAGAAGGCAGGTGGTGTGCCCCCAGCACTGAACCAGGCCGCTTTCTGGATTGGAATGCTTTCTTGTTTGGGGATATGTTTTGTTGCTACTTTCCAGGTAGGTTGTCACATCTTAAGTGAGAAGATGGAGTGTGATTTTCCATACATGATCTCTCTGGTGTGTTCTTTTTCCCCAGGAGACAACGATAATACAAATGCATGATGCAGGTGCATTACTCTTCTTCATTTCTGGTGTGTTGTACACTATCCTCCAGTCCATCATATCCTATAAGGCCTACCCCTATGGATGTTCCTTGGCCTTGTGTCATACGCGCACCGGAATGGCAACCATCGCCTTCCTGGCAGTTTCCCCCAGTATCCTTGAAAACAATAGTAACCCATGGTGTCTAAATGATTTTAATCATGAATGACCATTGTTTTCTCAAAGAAAAGGTCTCCTTCATTTTCCATCCAGCTGTTATCTGTGAATTACTGCATAGAACAGAAGGCAAGGTGCAGTATGAGCACATCTTTACCAAGAACACAACTCACATAAACAACAAAGATGGACGACATTCTGAATCCATATAGGCTTTATAGGCTAGAGAAGCTATACGGCCAATATCAGTCTCTCTCCGACTCTCCCTGTCATTACAGGACTATGTGTTCCAACTGGTGAGTGCTGTGAGTGAGTGGATCATGGTCTTCagcttcatcttcttcttctttaccTATATCCACGACTTTAAAGTGAGTTTTCAGTCACCGCTCTGTCATTGTGGTGGGAATGATTCTCCTTTTCTTCTCCTTAAAAgtgtttttattgttttattgttattattgtttctTACAGAAGTTTACTCTGAAGCTAAGAACAGATTTTGTTTCATGACGAAGCATCGATTTTAACCTTTTAATCAGACTATTTATAAAATCTAATGTATTTTTCTACTTTTATAAAGcaaaagtacagtgcattcggaaagtattcagaccctttcactttatccacattttgttactttacagacttattctaaaatggattatatcgttttttccccctcaatctacacaaaatacaccataatgacaaagcaaagacaggtttttagacatttttgcaaatgtattacaaataaaaaattgaaatataacatttacataagtattaagaccctttactcagtcctttgttgaagcacctttggcagcgagtaCAGACtcaattcttcttgggtatgacactacaagcttggcacacctgtatttggggagtttctcccattcttctctgcagatcctctcaagctctgtcaggttggatggggagcgtcgctgcacagctattttcaggtctctccagagatgtttgatcgggttcaagtccgggctctggctgggccactcaaggacattcagaggcttgtcctgaagccactcctgcgttgtcttggctgtgtgcttagggtcgttgtcctgttggaaggtgaaccttcgccccagtctgagatcctgagcgctctggaggaggttttcatcaaggatctctctgtactttgctcctttcatctttccctcaatcctgactagtctcccagtccatgccgctgaaaaacatccccacaggatgatgctgcctGCACCATGCTTCttcgtagggatggtattggccaggtgatgagcggtgcctggtttcctccagacgtgacgcttggtattcaggccaaagagttcaatcttggtttcatcagaccagataatcttgtttctcattgtctgagaatcctttaggcaaactccaagcgggctgtcatgtgccttttactgaggagtggcttccgtctggccactctaccataaaggcctgattagtggagtgctgcagagatggttgtccttctggaaggttctcccatctccacagaggaactccggagctctgtcagagtatccatcaggttcttggtcacctccctgaccaaggccattctcccccgattgctcagtttggcctggcggccagctctaggaagagtcttggtggttccaaacttcttccatttaagaatgatggaggccactgtgttcttggggaccttcaatgctgcagaaatgttttggtacccttcccgagatctgtgcctcgacacaatcctgtctcggagctctacgcacaattccttggacctcatggcttggtttttgctctgacatgtactgtcaactgtgggaccttacatagacaggtgtgtgcctttccaaatcatgtccaatcaattgaatttaccacaggtggactcaaatcaagttgtagaaacatctcaaggatgatcaatggaaacaggatccacctgagctcaatttcgagtctcatagcaaagggtctgaatacttatgtaaataaggtatttctaaaaacgtgtttttgctttgtcattatggggtattctgtgtagattgatgagaaaaacaattatttaatcaagtttagaataaggctgtaaaaaaCAAAACCCAAACAGTGTTTGAATAAAATGACACCCACATATCTTTAGGCAAAATGTGTTCTTTATTTTTCAGGCTAAACTGCATAAACACTCAGATCTCAATGCTGCTTGCCTTGCGCTTTTGAACAAAGTGCTTTCCAGTCTTCTAAAACCTCTCCATTTACCCTCTTTCACAATCAATTGAAAGAATCCATCACTGCAGTGTTCTGTCCAGAGACAACTAAAAACAATGTGAAGATGAATTGGATCTCTGAGCATTTGTTTGGATACGGGATGTTGTATAAAACTGTCGACTTTAAGGCCAAGGCATAATGCCTTCACAACAGTGGGATCCAAGGGACTGAAAGGCTTGCTAACCTGGTTAGATCTTGGGTTAAGATACATCCTTTTACAAGATTCTGAGATGAATTCACATTAGGTACAACTGTTATTTTAGCCTACACAGTACCATTGCAATTGAAACATTGCTCACAACTAGTGGTGTTTTTTTCATTATGTATATACCCAAAAGTGCAATTTTGTTAATTTGTCCTTCACATTGTTCACTCCAGGAACAGTTACATTTCAACAGCTCAATGTCTCAATTATAAATGACGAATAGTCCAGAGAACAGTCCTCAATATTT
This DNA window, taken from Coregonus clupeaformis isolate EN_2021a unplaced genomic scaffold, ASM2061545v1 scaf0249, whole genome shotgun sequence, encodes the following:
- the LOC121547900 gene encoding DNA damage-regulated autophagy modulator protein 1-like, whose amino-acid sequence is MFWFMEGICFLPTFLVIWSSSTFIVSYLIALFEHDVDVIFPYISEIGAKPPESCIFGLMTVITAFAGMATMYARYKFVEKLNEKAGGVPPALNQAAFWIGMLSCLGICFVATFQETTIIQMHDAGALLFFISGVLYTILQSIISYKAYPYGCSLALCHTRTGMATIAFLAVSPNHPQKWDFLSGSTVVLPVKHTLASSPSVHLQQHSTKGLEYR